In Pseudomonadota bacterium, the genomic stretch TTTGAGCCACACGCACAGCCACGAGCCCTTGAAGCCGGTATGCCCGGTCACCAGCACCGTGCGTCCGGCGTAGTAGTTTCCGAAAGCGGCGAGTGACGCCTGCGACATCATGGTTCTCCGAAGACAGCGAAATTTTCGCGGTACCAGCGCACGCTGCGCGCCAGGCCCTCGTGCAGGCCGAACTCGGGCGCCCAGGCACATGCTTGGCCGACACGCGCGATGACCACCTGGCGCGGCGGCAACGGCTCGAGCCGCACCGGCACGGGAGGCGCAAGCTCGGGCCGTCCCGCGATGCGGGCGATGTCCGTCACCAGCTTGCCGATGCTGACGCTTCGGCCGCTGGCAAGATTGAAGATGCACTCGCCGCGCGGCGCGAGCCGGGCGCCGGCGCCGATCCGCAACAGGCCACGCACGGCGTCGTCGATATACAGGAAATCACGCGTCTGGGCAGGGTTGGAGCGCAGTGTCGGCGGCAGTCCGTTCAGCACCGCCAGGATCGCACCCGGTACCAGGCGACTGCGGTGACGATCGCCGCCGCCGTAGACGTTGCTGAGGCGCGCAATCGCGGCGCGTCGCCCCGCATGCGCCCACAGCGACTGCACGAGTTGTTCGCACTCAAGCTTGGACACCGCGTAAGCATCGGCCGGCGCCGGCGGCGTCGCCTCGTCGAACGCGCACCCCGTGCCGGGGCCGTAGACCGATTCACTGGAGGCCAACACCACGGCCGCCCCGGGTGCCTGCTCGGCCAGCGCCTCGAGCAGGTGACGCGTCGTATCGACGTTGTCGAATCGCGAGTCGGCGTGGGGGGCTTCGCGACGTATCGCGTCCGCGGCCAGGTGAAAGACACAGTCGGGCGAGTCCTCGCGCAGCGCCGCGCGCAGGCTGTCAATGTCGCACAGGTCGACTTCCCGGCAGTACTGATGCCGGTACGCGGGTGCCGCCTCCGCGGCGCGCGCGCGCACCCAGCCGCGGGCCCGGACGCCAGCATCGAGCAGCCGCTGCAATAAGTGGGCGCCGATGAATCCGCCGGCGCCGGTGACAAGCACCGACAGGCCGGCGTCGGCCAGTACCCGGGCCGATGCGTCAGGCATGGCAGCGGCGAGCCCGTACCAGGCGCGGGCCCCTTGCGCGCGGTGTCACGTCGCCACCTGGGACGCCGACTCGACGGATGCGGTCGGGCGCAAAGTCACCTTGTGCGTCCACAACGGCGCGATCAGGAACGGGAACAGCGCCGCGAACAGTACCTTGCTCCACGCTCGCCAGTTGAACGGGTCGAGTTGCACGGTCCACACCAGGTAGCGATACGCGGCGCGGTAGGCACCGCGCACGAACTCGATGTAGGCGAGACGCCGGTAGGCGAAGGCCAGCAAGAAACGGCGGATACGCTCCGCTTCCCCGCTGAACGCGCGGCGCTCCAGCAGTCCGGCATAGGTCGCGATCCAGGCCTCGTTGAACTCCCAGCTCACGCGTTTGCGGGTCTGATCGGCATGCCATCGGTAGCGGCTCAGTTTCTGTGTGCACCACCACGCCTTGCGCCCGCGTTCGGCGAGGCGCAGGTAGACGTTGAAATCGATGTTCTGCACGTCGGGATGGTCGAGCGTGCCACAGTCGCGCAAGACGCTGGTACGAAACAGTGTCGCCGAGAACGAAAACACGCCGCGCCAAAGCACCATGGGCAAAATGCCGTCGTGAACCCCTTCGGCCAGGCGGTCACGACCAAGGTCCGCGCTATAGCTCAGGGTCTTTTCGGGCAACAAGGTCGACGATTCGTCGATGAGATTCTGGTCGCAACCAAACAGCGCGACATCGGGGTTTTCACTCAGACGGTCGAGCGCCGTGGCGAGAAATTCGTGCTCGAGGATATCGTCATCGTCGAGCAGCATGAAAAATTCTTCGTGGCATTGCGCGAACAGGTAGACCAACTGACCGTTGTGGCCGCAGTTGACTGGCTGCTCGACCAGTGTCACGCGCGGGTCATCGAGGGCGGCCACGTAGGCACGCAACTCGTCCAGCAATGCCGGCTCGGAGCAGTTGTCGCTGACCACGATGCGAACATCGCGGAAAGACTGCTCACACACGCTGCGCAGCGCTTGTTTGACGTAGTGTGGTCGATTGCGAGTGGGTATACCCACGAACACAGTAGCCATGATGGCACACGTCTCTCGCTGTCTCGGCGCGCCGGCACGAAGTCTCGGCCATGGGAATTGGATCTGCCGAACCCGGCAGCGGAATGCGCACGATGAGCTATCTGCTCGCCGGTTCTGGGCTATCCTAGCACGGCATACCCGTCGTTTCATGACGACCACTTGCAGCAGTCCTGATGCCTTTCGAGTCAGTCGTCAGCAACCTTCGATGAGCGGCAGCCCGTCACAAGATTATCTCGGCAACGCGGCCGCGCAGGCTGCTGCGCGGGTGTTGTCGATGGCAGCTTCGCTGGCTTCCATTCTGTTGGTCGCACGCGTACTCGGCGTCACCGCCTTCGGGCAGGTCGCCTATGTCACGACCTTCGTGATGCTGGCCGGCGCGCTCGCGGATCTCGGCACCAATGTCGCGCTGGCGCATGGCCTGGCCAAGGAAAATGACCACGACCCGGGCGCGTATTTCGGCAATTTCCTGCTGCTGCGCGCGGTGCTCGCGATCCTCGCCACCGCTATCGCGCTGCTGTTGGCGCGATGGTTACGCCCGGATCTGATGCTGCCTCTCGCCATCGGCTGTATCGCCGTGCCATTCGTCGGTGCACGCTTCTTCGAGTCGGTGTATCAGATCTTCGGCAAACCGCTATATACGCTGTACGCGGCGGCGGTGCTGGCGGTGGCCCAGCTGGCTACGACGGCGGCGGTGCTGCTGTGCAAAGGCAACGTGATCGCCTACCTGTGCGGCTTCGCATTTTCGCAGCTGGTATTTTTCTGCTTCGCGTTGCGCCTCGCATGGGCCATCAACCGGCCGCGCTTTACACTGCGACGCGACACCCTGCGCACCATCCTGGTGATGGCGGCGCCCATGGGCCTGTGGTCACTGTTCAACGCCATCGGCACGCGTTCGGACGTGTTCATCATCGGCGACCTGCTCAGTCTCGACGACGTCGGCATCTACAACGCGGCTTCACGCCTGCTCGACATCGGCACGACTTTCGTCGCCACCGCGGTGCTGCCCTTGATCCCGCTGTTGACCGCCCGCCACCGCAATGAGCACGCCAGCCTGGCGGCTGTCACCGAGGACCTGTTCGCGCTCGCCGCGGTGCTGGCGCTGCCCGTTCCGATCTTCGCCATGTGGCTTGCGGAACCGCTGGTGAGCCTCGTGTACGGCGCGCGCTTCGCGTCATCGGCGCCGCTGCTGGCGATGTTCGGTTGGACCCTGCTGCTGCTGTCCATCACCTACCTCGCCTCGGCCATGAACGTGGCGGTCGGCAACGTCCGCTATCAATCGTGGAGCGCGGCCCTGTGCGCGGCATTGAACATCGCGCTCAACCTGTCGCTGGTACCCCATTTTGGCGTGACGGGCGCGGCCTGGGCGAGTATCGCCAGCGGCGCGCTGATGGCGGCAATTTCGCTATATTGCGCGGTGTCGCGCATCGGCACCGAGTTTTCAGCGGGTCGCTGGGCGCGCATTTTCCTGTCGATTGCCGGCCTTGCGTTGACACCGATATTGTTGCGCCCTGCCGGGCTTGTGGTACAGATCGGCGGGGCGACAATTGTTTACGCTGCCATGCTGTGGGCGCTTAAGGTGATTCCTGCAGACTACCTGCCAGGGTCACGCCACCCGCGAGCGGCCGCGCGCGCGCGCGACGACACGTGAGCGGTCGGCGGCGAGACGGCCAGCGCCCGGCGACTACCATCAACACCGCTCTTCGAGCAGGGGTCGGAGACTCACCATGCAAGTGCTCATCCTGTGCGGCGGCCTAGGCACGCGCGCGTACCCGTATACCGACCATATTCCCAAGCCGATGTTGCCGGTGGATGGCGCGCCGATACTCATGCACGTCATGAAGATCTTCGCCGAACAGGGCTATCGCGATTTCGTGCTGGCGCTCGGCCACCGCAAGGAAGTGATCATGGATTACTTCGAAGGCAAGGAACTCGGCTGGAACGTGCGCCTGGTGGATACCGGTGACGAGACCCTGACCGGCGGACGCATCCTGCGCTGCCGGGAGCACCTGCAGGGCAAGTTCATCGCCACCTATTCAGATGGCCTGGCGGCCATTCCGCTCGACGACCTGGTGGCCTTTCATGACAGCCACAGCGGCCTGGCCACGATCACGGCGGTGCCCATGCCTTGCCAGTACGGCACCATTGATTTCGATGACAGCGGTCGGGTGCGGGCATTCCGCGAGAAGCCGACCTTGCACGACCACTGGATCAACGCCGGGTTCCTGGTGTTCGACCCCGAGGTATTCTCCGTATGGGAGGGCGAAAACCTCGAGACCGACGTGCTGCCGGCGCTGGCGCGCGGCGGTCAGCTGTACAC encodes the following:
- a CDS encoding NTP transferase domain-containing protein, with the protein product MQVLILCGGLGTRAYPYTDHIPKPMLPVDGAPILMHVMKIFAEQGYRDFVLALGHRKEVIMDYFEGKELGWNVRLVDTGDETLTGGRILRCREHLQGKFIATYSDGLAAIPLDDLVAFHDSHSGLATITAVPMPCQYGTIDFDDSGRVRAFREKPTLHDHWINAGFLVFDPEVFSVWEGENLETDVLPALARGGQLYTFKYPGRFKSMDSYKDQRELEELVRSGNTFWRG
- a CDS encoding flippase, which produces MSGSPSQDYLGNAAAQAAARVLSMAASLASILLVARVLGVTAFGQVAYVTTFVMLAGALADLGTNVALAHGLAKENDHDPGAYFGNFLLLRAVLAILATAIALLLARWLRPDLMLPLAIGCIAVPFVGARFFESVYQIFGKPLYTLYAAAVLAVAQLATTAAVLLCKGNVIAYLCGFAFSQLVFFCFALRLAWAINRPRFTLRRDTLRTILVMAAPMGLWSLFNAIGTRSDVFIIGDLLSLDDVGIYNAASRLLDIGTTFVATAVLPLIPLLTARHRNEHASLAAVTEDLFALAAVLALPVPIFAMWLAEPLVSLVYGARFASSAPLLAMFGWTLLLLSITYLASAMNVAVGNVRYQSWSAALCAALNIALNLSLVPHFGVTGAAWASIASGALMAAISLYCAVSRIGTEFSAGRWARIFLSIAGLALTPILLRPAGLVVQIGGATIVYAAMLWALKVIPADYLPGSRHPRAAARARDDT
- a CDS encoding NAD(P)-dependent oxidoreductase; the encoded protein is MPDASARVLADAGLSVLVTGAGGFIGAHLLQRLLDAGVRARGWVRARAAEAAPAYRHQYCREVDLCDIDSLRAALREDSPDCVFHLAADAIRREAPHADSRFDNVDTTRHLLEALAEQAPGAAVVLASSESVYGPGTGCAFDEATPPAPADAYAVSKLECEQLVQSLWAHAGRRAAIARLSNVYGGGDRHRSRLVPGAILAVLNGLPPTLRSNPAQTRDFLYIDDAVRGLLRIGAGARLAPRGECIFNLASGRSVSIGKLVTDIARIAGRPELAPPVPVRLEPLPPRQVVIARVGQACAWAPEFGLHEGLARSVRWYRENFAVFGEP
- a CDS encoding glycosyltransferase family 2 protein, yielding MATVFVGIPTRNRPHYVKQALRSVCEQSFRDVRIVVSDNCSEPALLDELRAYVAALDDPRVTLVEQPVNCGHNGQLVYLFAQCHEEFFMLLDDDDILEHEFLATALDRLSENPDVALFGCDQNLIDESSTLLPEKTLSYSADLGRDRLAEGVHDGILPMVLWRGVFSFSATLFRTSVLRDCGTLDHPDVQNIDFNVYLRLAERGRKAWWCTQKLSRYRWHADQTRKRVSWEFNEAWIATYAGLLERRAFSGEAERIRRFLLAFAYRRLAYIEFVRGAYRAAYRYLVWTVQLDPFNWRAWSKVLFAALFPFLIAPLWTHKVTLRPTASVESASQVAT